The Flavobacteriaceae bacterium 3519-10 genome includes a window with the following:
- a CDS encoding Cyanophycinase, with protein MHPMRAVGKLMIIGGAVNKGSFSETEYDQNVEKNLNFFERGILRKIIDESCSKKDSVIEVITTASQIPQIVGPEYKKAFEFLGARNVNILDIQTREDANSDAMVARAVAADVVMFTGGDQLRLTSILGGTRFHEAILLKYQEQNFIYAGTSAGAAAASENMIYQGSSSEALLKGEIKTTQGLGFIENVIVDTHFVQRGRIGRLFQSVVNNPRTLGIGLGEDTGLYINGDTMTAIGSGLVILVDGRFIKDTNLTKIELGQPISIDNLTVHVMSQNDFFDLKTKEFTIVNSQYNPIPQDN; from the coding sequence TTGCACCCTATGAGAGCAGTTGGAAAATTAATGATTATTGGAGGCGCTGTAAATAAAGGCAGTTTTTCAGAAACCGAATACGACCAGAATGTTGAAAAAAACCTTAACTTTTTTGAAAGAGGAATTCTACGCAAGATCATCGATGAATCCTGCAGCAAGAAAGATTCCGTAATTGAGGTAATCACCACTGCATCCCAAATTCCGCAAATCGTAGGCCCCGAATATAAAAAAGCCTTCGAATTTTTAGGGGCGAGGAATGTAAATATTTTAGATATCCAGACACGCGAAGATGCGAACAGCGACGCGATGGTTGCGCGTGCTGTCGCGGCTGATGTTGTAATGTTTACCGGAGGCGATCAGCTGAGGTTAACGTCGATTTTAGGTGGCACAAGATTTCACGAAGCCATCCTTCTCAAATATCAGGAACAGAATTTTATTTACGCGGGAACTTCCGCCGGAGCTGCCGCAGCCTCCGAAAATATGATCTACCAGGGTTCTAGCAGCGAGGCATTGCTAAAAGGTGAAATTAAAACTACACAAGGTTTAGGTTTCATAGAGAATGTAATTGTGGATACCCATTTTGTGCAGCGCGGCAGGATCGGCCGGCTGTTCCAATCTGTGGTGAATAATCCGCGCACACTCGGAATTGGTCTAGGTGAAGATACAGGCCTTTACATTAATGGAGATACAATGACAGCGATCGGTTCCGGCCTCGTGATCCTCGTAGACGGCCGTTTCATAAAAGATACAAACCTTACGAAAATTGAGCTGGGACAGCCGATTTCAATTGATAACCTCACGGTTCATGTGATGTCTCAGAATGATTTCTTCGACCTTAAAACTAAAGAGTTCACGATCGTAAATTCACAATACAACCCTATTCCTCAGGATAATTAA
- a CDS encoding Asparaginase: MKVIIHGGFFSESDKSDEVKTAKQKALKRIVTQAYDYLQKKSAEDTVEYAVSLLEDDELFNAGTGSQIQSDGKIRMSAALMNGDTQKFSGVINIENVRNPIKIAKVLMNEEDSVLGGSGAKKYASEYGFEEFSPETPKRREEYEEKLKNGGKGTVGCVALDADGRLAAATSTGGKGFELAGRISDSATVAGNYANKFCAVSCTGVGEDIVSNATAAKIVTRVTDGLALNEAFQKTFSELKQIDGFAGAIAIDKDGNTFHQDSEPTMVFASYDGENFEVFS, translated from the coding sequence ATGAAAGTAATCATACACGGGGGCTTTTTCTCCGAAAGCGACAAAAGCGACGAAGTGAAAACGGCAAAACAGAAAGCCCTTAAACGCATCGTAACCCAGGCGTATGATTATTTGCAAAAAAAATCGGCAGAAGACACGGTAGAGTACGCGGTTTCTTTATTGGAAGACGACGAACTCTTCAATGCCGGAACCGGTTCACAGATCCAAAGCGACGGAAAAATCAGGATGAGCGCTGCGCTGATGAATGGAGATACACAAAAATTTTCAGGTGTCATCAATATCGAAAATGTAAGGAATCCGATTAAAATTGCAAAAGTTCTGATGAACGAAGAAGACAGCGTTTTAGGAGGATCGGGTGCAAAAAAATACGCTTCGGAATATGGTTTCGAAGAATTTTCTCCCGAAACACCCAAACGTCGTGAGGAATATGAAGAAAAACTGAAGAATGGCGGAAAAGGGACCGTAGGCTGCGTAGCACTGGATGCCGACGGACGGCTTGCAGCAGCAACTTCAACCGGAGGAAAAGGTTTCGAATTAGCCGGGAGGATTTCTGATTCAGCCACAGTTGCCGGAAATTACGCAAATAAGTTCTGCGCAGTGAGCTGCACGGGCGTCGGCGAAGACATTGTAAGCAACGCCACCGCAGCGAAAATCGTGACGCGCGTCACAGACGGACTCGCTTTAAACGAAGCGTTTCAAAAGACATTTTCCGAACTGAAGCAAATCGATGGGTTTGCAGGCGCAATCGCAATCGACAAAGACGGAAACACGTTCCATCAGGACTCGGAGCCCACGATGGTTTTCGCCAGCTACGACGGAGAGAATTTTGAAGTTTTCAGCTAA
- a CDS encoding 3-oxoacyl-(acyl carrier protein) synthase, whose product MIKSTIKGIGHYVPENVVTNDDLSKLMNTNDEWITERTGIKERHHRQNRNDAEETTAFLGFKASEKALEMAGLTAKDIDYIVFATLSPDYYFPGCGVLLQEMLGCDTIGALDVRNQCSGFVYAMSVANAFIKSKMYKNVLVVGAEIHSFGLDFSDEGRGVSVIFGDGAGAVILSAAEDESAGDILSVNMHSEGKYADQLCTKFPGSKYGWSDRMRLEPESVTNAEIYPVMNGNFVFKHAVTRFPETMMEALSSAGKTVEDLDMFIPHQANLRIAQFVQQKMGLPEEKVFNNIQKYGNTTAASIPIALSEAIAEAKIKRGDLVLLSAFGSGFTWGSVLFNY is encoded by the coding sequence ATGATAAAAAGTACAATTAAGGGTATAGGCCATTATGTTCCTGAAAATGTTGTGACGAACGACGATCTTTCGAAACTGATGAACACCAATGACGAGTGGATCACCGAGCGGACCGGTATTAAAGAACGCCACCACCGCCAAAACCGAAATGATGCCGAAGAAACCACTGCGTTTCTAGGTTTTAAAGCTTCTGAAAAAGCGCTTGAAATGGCAGGGCTTACTGCAAAAGATATCGATTATATTGTGTTTGCGACGCTTTCGCCGGATTATTATTTTCCGGGTTGCGGGGTTTTGCTGCAGGAAATGCTGGGCTGCGATACCATTGGTGCGCTTGATGTAAGGAACCAATGTTCAGGTTTTGTATACGCGATGAGTGTTGCAAACGCCTTCATCAAGTCGAAAATGTATAAAAACGTTCTTGTTGTAGGTGCAGAAATTCATTCGTTCGGACTTGATTTTTCTGATGAAGGCCGAGGTGTTTCGGTAATCTTCGGCGATGGTGCCGGAGCCGTTATTTTATCGGCTGCAGAAGATGAAAGCGCTGGCGATATTTTGTCGGTTAACATGCATTCTGAAGGAAAATATGCGGATCAGCTTTGTACTAAATTCCCGGGATCTAAATACGGTTGGAGCGACCGGATGCGCCTTGAACCTGAAAGTGTAACGAATGCTGAGATCTATCCGGTAATGAACGGAAATTTTGTATTCAAGCACGCCGTTACCCGTTTTCCTGAAACCATGATGGAAGCCCTTAGCAGTGCCGGAAAAACCGTTGAAGATCTGGATATGTTCATTCCACATCAGGCTAATTTACGGATCGCGCAGTTTGTGCAGCAGAAAATGGGTTTACCAGAGGAAAAAGTATTTAATAATATTCAGAAATACGGCAATACCACCGCGGCATCAATACCGATTGCGTTAAGTGAAGCCATTGCAGAAGCCAAAATAAAGCGGGGAGACCTGGTGCTACTGTCAGCTTTTGGAAGCGGATTCACCTGGGGTTCTGTTCTATTTAATTACTGA
- a CDS encoding magnesium and cobalt transport protein, translating into MPIELIFRNHHCEWLDVEAPTQQDLDFLHEKYGINSLLLEDTIDPNHLPKFEQDRSVKFFLMRENTELERTNLNTLSDISTKLGIFLIRNVIITVHRMKNRSIYELKKEILLPECADATPDKIALILALKVMKSFDDESKSLLETMDNIENEIFLKNTGNSNHIRRLYQLKRKSGLNTRILHISGGFIDHFKDLKINDTEFTDLKDKHDDVITDFEHLTAQATNLISMFLAMSDQRANQVMKVLAIYSMYFFPITFIAGIYGMNFDNMPELHHPLGYFLTLGLMAFIALITFVYVRRKRW; encoded by the coding sequence ATGCCAATAGAACTCATCTTTCGGAACCACCATTGCGAATGGTTGGATGTAGAAGCGCCAACGCAGCAGGATCTGGATTTTCTTCATGAAAAGTACGGGATAAACAGCCTGTTGCTGGAAGACACAATAGATCCTAACCACCTGCCGAAATTTGAGCAGGACAGATCCGTAAAGTTCTTTCTGATGCGCGAAAACACGGAACTTGAGCGCACCAACCTCAATACATTAAGCGACATCTCCACCAAGCTCGGTATTTTTCTGATCAGAAACGTGATCATCACGGTGCACCGTATGAAAAACCGCAGCATTTACGAACTCAAGAAAGAAATTCTTCTGCCTGAATGTGCAGATGCGACCCCGGACAAAATTGCCCTTATTTTAGCGTTGAAGGTGATGAAATCTTTCGATGATGAATCGAAAAGCCTGCTAGAAACAATGGATAATATTGAGAACGAAATCTTCCTCAAAAACACCGGGAACAGCAACCACATCCGCAGGCTTTATCAGTTAAAACGAAAGTCCGGGCTCAATACCCGGATCCTGCATATCTCGGGTGGTTTCATCGACCATTTTAAAGATTTAAAAATTAACGATACCGAATTCACCGATCTCAAGGACAAACATGACGACGTAATCACAGATTTCGAACATCTTACGGCACAGGCAACCAACCTTATTTCAATGTTTCTGGCAATGAGTGATCAGCGTGCAAATCAAGTGATGAAGGTACTTGCAATTTACTCGATGTACTTTTTCCCGATTACGTTTATCGCCGGAATTTATGGGATGAATTTCGACAACATGCCTGAACTTCACCATCCCCTCGGTTATTTTCTAACGTTGGGACTGATGGCTTTTATCGCACTCATCACTTTTGTTTATGTGAGACGGAAGCGCTGGTAA
- a CDS encoding Peptidase C14, caspase catalytic subunit p20: MEHFFALIIGVGGDLPATATDATAICSLLCDAGRGGYLNENVEFLINENATKLNILAAFDRIIAKTQPLEKATVVVYYSGHGLQIPDDNNPNQFGYYLKTSGADKARKEETMLNGSIFSEKINLLKADKILVLLDCCHADGIKNKQISAFEEMRVEETPSNRVLLEKLSGGEGRVFISACDDDEESVILPGSVNSLFTEVCLEVFNGKLSPSDEFVSVVDLIYFVVKEVPKRVLPFRHTQRPIITEVKNLSPDYFVCRNGNFIPANKDLEDFTIDNTSERLGFISSYDNKI; encoded by the coding sequence ATGGAACATTTCTTTGCCCTCATCATTGGTGTTGGCGGAGATCTTCCTGCCACCGCGACAGATGCCACCGCTATCTGCAGCTTATTATGCGATGCCGGAAGAGGCGGTTATTTAAATGAAAATGTTGAGTTTTTAATAAATGAAAACGCTACAAAACTAAATATACTCGCAGCATTCGACCGAATTATTGCAAAAACACAACCACTGGAAAAAGCCACAGTTGTTGTGTATTATTCTGGGCATGGGTTACAGATACCTGACGACAACAATCCGAATCAATTCGGTTACTACCTAAAAACTTCCGGTGCTGATAAAGCCAGAAAAGAGGAAACCATGCTTAACGGAAGCATTTTTTCCGAAAAAATCAACCTGCTCAAAGCCGATAAAATACTGGTGCTGCTCGACTGTTGCCATGCGGACGGGATTAAGAACAAACAGATATCGGCCTTTGAGGAAATGCGTGTGGAAGAAACCCCCTCGAACCGCGTCCTTCTCGAAAAACTGAGTGGTGGCGAAGGACGTGTATTTATTTCGGCGTGCGACGATGATGAAGAGTCCGTTATACTGCCGGGCTCGGTAAACAGCCTTTTCACCGAAGTATGCCTCGAGGTGTTTAATGGCAAACTTTCACCTTCGGACGAGTTCGTAAGCGTGGTAGACCTGATATATTTCGTGGTTAAAGAAGTTCCGAAACGCGTTCTGCCATTTCGCCATACACAACGCCCCATCATCACGGAGGTAAAAAATCTTTCCCCCGATTACTTTGTCTGCCGCAACGGAAATTTTATTCCCGCTAACAAAGATCTCGAAGACTTCACAATTGACAACACTTCCGAAAGGCTCGGTTTCATCAGCAGCTACGACAACAAAATATAA
- a CDS encoding Subtilisin-like serine protease: MMEIIDENGKIIPRLITKGNENNPWDAAHDYLDREASAGGRVGYVEPDIKHEIFSAQNPELKQTRTSEYEAFNESEYLKNWPRPDLVEDRFVWHLTDRYSEFKKANKRLLGKIPDPWIKVGHIDTGFQPDHPGLPQNLNKVKSKSFIKGEEGRQAIDIASGTSLEQDGHGTATMIILAGNNVKTSETDDNYEGFVGAAPFAEIISMRISETVALIQTSAFVDALEYAISEGCEVISMSMAGAPTKAWANMVNKAYEAGITIVTAAGNSWFEGPRKALPKTVLYPARWDRVIAATGVAFDNLPYVLKARLQTKSEGGETMQGNFGPADVMEHALAAYTPNVFWATMNDAGKYFRLDGGGTSSATPQVAAAAAIWLTYYRTEINEILKKYPGEKWRKVEMVKSALFGSADRHSYPLHKIYLGRGILKADQALAVAPSGENLKKAKEANVNLWGILDLLGLLLRMKGDDEADKVRGEMFQTEILQQMHSNPALQKFLEYGENEIWTVEDRELMREELLRAPDVSQKLKEYLITDGSI, encoded by the coding sequence ATGATGGAAATTATAGATGAAAACGGAAAAATAATTCCCCGGCTGATTACGAAAGGCAACGAAAATAACCCGTGGGATGCCGCTCACGACTACTTGGACCGTGAAGCCAGCGCCGGTGGACGCGTCGGTTACGTTGAGCCTGACATTAAACACGAGATTTTTTCGGCACAGAATCCAGAGCTGAAACAAACCCGCACTTCGGAGTATGAAGCTTTTAACGAAAGTGAATATCTTAAGAACTGGCCCCGGCCCGACTTAGTCGAAGACCGCTTCGTTTGGCATCTCACCGACCGTTATTCTGAATTTAAAAAAGCAAACAAACGGCTATTAGGCAAAATTCCCGATCCGTGGATTAAAGTGGGACACATTGATACGGGTTTTCAGCCAGACCATCCTGGGCTTCCGCAAAATCTTAACAAAGTGAAGAGCAAAAGTTTCATTAAAGGTGAAGAAGGCCGGCAGGCGATTGATATTGCCTCCGGAACAAGTCTTGAACAGGACGGCCACGGCACCGCCACGATGATTATTCTTGCCGGAAACAACGTAAAGACGAGCGAAACTGACGATAATTATGAAGGATTTGTCGGGGCGGCGCCTTTCGCGGAAATAATTTCAATGCGCATATCTGAAACAGTAGCACTCATTCAGACTTCGGCGTTTGTGGACGCACTGGAATATGCAATTTCTGAGGGTTGTGAAGTCATCAGCATGTCGATGGCCGGCGCACCGACAAAAGCTTGGGCAAATATGGTGAACAAAGCCTACGAAGCGGGCATCACAATTGTTACGGCTGCAGGTAACTCGTGGTTTGAAGGCCCCAGAAAAGCATTGCCAAAAACCGTGCTTTATCCGGCAAGATGGGACCGTGTGATTGCTGCGACCGGTGTGGCCTTTGACAATCTTCCATATGTGCTTAAAGCACGTCTTCAAACAAAATCTGAAGGTGGCGAAACCATGCAGGGAAACTTCGGGCCCGCGGATGTTATGGAACATGCTCTGGCGGCCTACACGCCTAACGTTTTCTGGGCTACAATGAATGATGCAGGGAAGTACTTCCGCCTAGATGGCGGCGGAACTTCTTCGGCAACTCCTCAGGTAGCAGCGGCTGCCGCCATTTGGCTCACCTATTACCGAACGGAAATCAACGAAATACTTAAAAAATATCCTGGTGAAAAATGGCGGAAAGTAGAAATGGTGAAAAGTGCGCTGTTCGGTTCTGCCGACAGGCACTCGTATCCGTTACACAAAATCTACCTCGGACGCGGCATCCTTAAGGCTGATCAGGCTCTCGCGGTTGCTCCTTCCGGCGAAAATTTAAAAAAAGCAAAAGAAGCTAACGTAAACCTTTGGGGCATTCTGGATCTGCTTGGTTTGTTGCTGCGGATGAAAGGTGATGATGAAGCGGATAAAGTTAGAGGTGAAATGTTTCAAACCGAAATTCTGCAGCAGATGCACTCGAACCCAGCACTGCAGAAATTTCTTGAATACGGCGAAAACGAAATCTGGACCGTTGAGGACCGCGAACTGATGCGCGAAGAGCTGCTGCGCGCGCCGGATGTATCACAAAAGCTTAAAGAATATCTGATTACAGACGGTTCAATTTAA
- a CDS encoding Patatin has product MRVKTIHHLKNKYTAMTELNLKNLLADPQLDALSKEKLRAMYEMISAKEFSDIVDSEGNQYVNFVQEGGGVWGVALVGYLYALETFGIRFLRIAGTSAGAINTMLIAALGNRSKNKSNRIREILFSWKFEDFMDGKSIVKRVASRLLKSKNYMKKTGIAILILLITVVLFPFLMIAFKINLWWYLAPFLCLCIIIILAARYYRLFKVNNIGLNPGKAFENKMKTALENFNIRNVSNLNEEYNKSGRDLNLNYRYGNGEEYYANALEHIRNIQLQEAGNVDPVRFRAFLQSAQDSDVYRENPFTLLRSDYTIIATDINAKI; this is encoded by the coding sequence TTGCGCGTAAAAACAATCCATCACCTTAAGAATAAATACACCGCCATGACTGAACTCAATCTAAAAAACCTGCTCGCCGATCCGCAGCTGGACGCGCTTTCGAAAGAAAAACTGCGGGCAATGTATGAAATGATTTCCGCAAAAGAATTCTCAGATATAGTGGATTCTGAGGGAAACCAGTATGTGAATTTTGTGCAGGAAGGCGGCGGCGTTTGGGGCGTTGCACTTGTAGGATATCTTTACGCGCTCGAAACTTTTGGAATTCGATTTCTCAGGATTGCAGGTACCAGTGCAGGCGCCATTAACACGATGCTGATCGCCGCGCTTGGCAACCGCAGCAAAAACAAGAGCAACCGCATCAGAGAAATTCTGTTCAGCTGGAAATTCGAGGATTTCATGGATGGAAAATCAATCGTAAAACGGGTAGCCAGCCGTTTGCTGAAAAGCAAAAACTACATGAAAAAAACCGGTATTGCAATCCTGATTCTGCTCATAACTGTTGTACTGTTCCCTTTCCTGATGATTGCATTTAAAATTAACCTGTGGTGGTATCTTGCGCCTTTTCTGTGCCTTTGCATAATTATTATTCTGGCTGCGCGGTATTACCGCCTATTTAAAGTAAACAATATCGGTCTGAATCCGGGGAAAGCTTTTGAGAACAAAATGAAAACGGCTCTCGAGAACTTTAACATCAGGAACGTGAGCAACCTAAATGAAGAATACAACAAAAGCGGGCGCGACCTTAATTTAAATTACCGTTATGGCAACGGTGAAGAATATTATGCGAATGCGCTCGAACACATCAGGAACATTCAGCTGCAGGAAGCCGGCAATGTAGATCCTGTGCGTTTCCGTGCATTTCTGCAGTCCGCGCAGGACAGTGATGTTTATCGTGAAAACCCGTTCACGCTCCTTCGGTCCGATTACACAATAATTGCGACCGACATCAATGCGAAAATTTAA
- a CDS encoding Patatin: MANLYWTNTELSQISPAKFVRASMSVPFFFEPMVTKINNSKDSIIHAWKFWLNTEPANVCDEGVFIDGGSISNFPIDIFHESDIFYPRVPVFGVRLMDQAEMGEARGFGSRVILKSPLSFFGNIFDTLKGFNDKTFLTKYTFYSSHSIQFVDCSPSNWLNFFMEDREKTELFNKGFRAGLDFLEKFDWQKYKYERMLVAMKEKNILKQEAHPNVG; encoded by the coding sequence ATGGCTAATCTGTACTGGACTAACACTGAACTTTCGCAGATAAGTCCGGCAAAATTTGTACGGGCGTCGATGTCGGTTCCATTCTTTTTTGAGCCGATGGTTACCAAAATTAACAACTCTAAAGATTCAATTATTCACGCATGGAAGTTTTGGCTTAATACCGAACCCGCCAACGTTTGCGACGAAGGCGTCTTTATTGATGGCGGCAGCATTTCGAATTTCCCAATCGATATTTTCCACGAAAGCGACATTTTTTACCCCAGAGTTCCGGTCTTTGGCGTCAGGTTGATGGATCAGGCAGAAATGGGTGAAGCACGCGGTTTTGGCAGCCGCGTGATTCTTAAAAGTCCGCTGAGTTTCTTCGGTAATATCTTCGATACCCTCAAAGGTTTTAACGACAAGACTTTTCTTACCAAATATACTTTCTACAGCAGCCACAGCATCCAATTTGTAGACTGCAGCCCCAGCAACTGGCTCAACTTCTTCATGGAAGACCGCGAGAAGACAGAACTATTCAATAAAGGCTTCCGGGCAGGACTTGATTTTCTTGAAAAATTCGACTGGCAGAAGTATAAATATGAAAGGATGCTGGTTGCCATGAAAGAAAAAAATATACTGAAACAGGAAGCACATCCTAATGTTGGATAA
- a CDS encoding two-component response regulator yields MRNEIILYDNHYLSMEAFCCFLDSNGYSKTYDYRFTSDYNELVELVSDRASIAIINICGIPVNDAVELPDKLLAINPNLKIIILSSNPDVKIIKKFFEKGVKSFLTKTADSKEFVFALKEVLAGKVYLTEDTKTALYNFICNVEQIEEHDPSRLEELTVREKEVLHHICEGLRTREIADELFISPHTVESHRRNIMQKLDVRSSSMLVKFAMNNNLVH; encoded by the coding sequence ATGAGAAACGAAATTATCCTCTACGATAATCATTATCTCTCTATGGAAGCATTCTGCTGCTTTCTCGACAGTAATGGTTACAGCAAAACCTACGATTACCGATTTACTTCGGATTACAATGAACTTGTAGAGTTGGTCTCAGACCGAGCCTCAATCGCAATTATCAACATCTGCGGGATCCCCGTTAACGACGCCGTAGAATTGCCCGACAAACTTCTGGCCATCAATCCCAATCTTAAGATCATCATCCTTTCTTCGAATCCCGACGTGAAAATCATCAAGAAATTCTTTGAGAAAGGCGTGAAAAGTTTTCTTACAAAAACGGCGGACAGCAAAGAATTTGTATTTGCGCTGAAGGAAGTACTGGCCGGTAAAGTTTATCTCACAGAGGATACCAAAACCGCGCTGTATAATTTTATCTGCAACGTAGAGCAGATCGAGGAGCACGATCCTTCGCGACTTGAAGAACTCACGGTACGTGAAAAAGAAGTGCTGCATCACATTTGCGAAGGTCTACGCACCCGCGAAATTGCTGATGAACTTTTTATCAGTCCGCACACAGTGGAATCTCACCGCAGGAACATCATGCAGAAGCTGGATGTCCGGAGCTCTTCAATGCTCGTGAAGTTCGCGATGAACAACAATCTAGTTCATTAA